TCAAGGAGCTGAACGTGCGCCTCAACCGGCGCAGCCTGTTGTGCGTCTTCACGGACTTCCTGGACGAGGAGCAGGCCGGAACGTTGGTGGCCCCGCTGCACCGGCTGGCCCGCCGCCACGTCCCGCTCTGCCTGTCCGTGAAGGACACGGCGTTGCAGAAGCTGCTGCGCACGCCGCCGTCAGGACCGGAGGAAGCCTTCCAGCACGCGGTGGCGTCGGAGCTGCTCACGGACCGCGAAGTACTCAAGGCCCGTGTGAGCAGGGGCGGAGTGCAGATGCTGGACGTCGCACCGGATGAACTGAGCCTCGCGGCGGTGAATCGGTATCTCGACATCAAGGCGCGCGGCGTCCTCTAGGGGGCCACATGATCCAGGCGGCATTCCAGACGGCGGACTTCACGGCGGAGTCCGTCGAGGACAATGACACGCACGTCCTGCAACCGCTCCTCGACCGCTGCGAGGACTACCACCAGATCGCCTACGGCCGTCCCGCGCTCCCGGATCAGGCCCGGAACATCCCCCGCGAAAGGCCCCCCACGCTCGCCCCCGGCCAGGGCCACCTCTTCGCGCTCCGCGACGCGCAAGGCGGCCTCGCGGGGATGCTCGAAGCCCTGCGCGACTTCCCGGCGCCGGAGGAGTGGTACATCGGCCTGCTGCTCCTCGCGCCAGAGGCCCGAGGCCACGGCCGGGGCGAGGCCGTGCTGAACGCATACGAAGGCTACGTGCGCGCGAACGGTGGCCGGTTGCTGCGCGTGGCGGTGGTGGAGCACAACGAGGTCGCGCGCCGCTTCTGGACGCGCGTGGGTTTCCAGCCGGAGCAATGGGTGGGCCCCATCGAGCAGGGCCTCCGCTGGAACCGGGTCCTGAAGATGACCAAGACCCTCAGCCCGGCCTAGGGCCCTTCGCGCAGCCAGCCCACGAAGCGCGTGTCAGGCACGTCACCACGCACGCGGTGCAGGCCCCGCTTGAACAGGGCGTAGACGCGGAAGAAGCGCTCCAGGCCCGCGCGTTCCGAGGACGTCATTGGATGCGTCCCGCACACCACCTTCGGGTCGCCCTTCCCCGCGTCGATGAAGCCCAGCACGGCCACCACCGGCACGCGCACGCGCTGCCCCTGCGACAGCCGAGGCCCCAGCACCACCGCGTCCAGCGGGTCCCCGTCATCCGACAGCAGGCCCGGAATGGAGCCGTAGTTGTACGGGCACGGCAGCGGCGACACGAAGTCCACGGAGCCATCCGCGCGCCGCTTCACCATGGAGAAGCGCGGGCACTCAATCAGCACCTCCGGCTCGAGCGGCAGCGGAGGCACGGCCAGGTCCGGCCCGCTCATCCCGCCAGCTCCGCCGCCGCACGCGCATCCTTGCGCCGGCCACGCATCCAGTCCGACAGCAGGTACGCGTAGACGCCCGTCCCCACCGTGAGCGCGAAGCCAACCTTGAAGGCCACCGACAGCTTCGGCGGATGGATCTGCGACACGGTGCCTTCGATGAAGCCCGCCAGCACGAACAGCACCAGCGTGCCGAACAGCATCTTCACCGCCGTCACCGCCTCCTTGCGCAGCGCCTGCCCGCGAGACAACCCGCCCGGCGCCACCATGCCCCGCGCGATGACCAACCCCGCCGCGCCCGCGATGCAGATGGCCGAAATCTCCGGGATGCCATGCGGGAGGATCCACGCCCAGAACCACCCCGCCATCCCCTTCGCCGCGTACACCTGGGCGAGCGCCCCCAGGAACAGGCCGTTGACGAACAGCATCACCGCCGTGCCCAGCCCCAGCGTGACGCCCAGCGCGAACGCCAGGAACGCCACCTGGATGTTGTGCGTGAAGAGGAACGTCGTGAACTGGGCCTGCTCCTCCACCGACATGCCCTTGCCCGCGGCCTCGTCCGCGGCGCGCTTCACGGGGTCCAGGCTCACGTGCTGATCGGGCACCAGGTAGTGCGCGGCATCCGGATCCACCACCATGCCCACGTAGCCGAAGCCCGCGCCCGCCAGGAACAGCAGCACGGATGCCACGTACATGCGCCACTCGTGGTGCAGGAGCGCCGGGAAGCCGCGCGCCACGAAGGCCCACACGTCCGCGAACCGGGGCCGGCTGCCCGGGTACGTCAGCGCGTACGCGCGGCCCACCAGGTCATTGAGATACGCGCTCACGTCCGCGGATCCGCTGCGCGCGCGCACCCACAACAGGTCGCTGGAGACGGCGCGGTACAGCTTCCCCAACGAGCGGGCCTCGTCCAGGCTCAGCTTGCGCAGCCCCTCGCCCTCGGACTTGTCCAGCAGCGACTCCAGTTGCTGCCAGCGTGGACGCCGCGTCTCGATGAACTCCGCCATCTCCATGGGCTCACTCTAGCCGAGCCCCAGAAACGGCGAGGCGCCGGCCGCCCTCCTTCGTTTCGAGGGAGGACTCCGGCGCCCCGGTGCTTCAGGACCACGGAAGCGCTACTTGACCAGCTTCTCGAGCGGCTTCGCCTCGGTGGAGGCCTGGGCCTCCGTCCACTCGACGACCGGCGTCTGCCACGCCATGCCCGTCTCCGCCGGGTCGGTGTCCAGCTTCTCGAAGTCGAAGCCGTCGCCGCCGAAGTACAGGTACTCCACGGTGGCGATCGTGTACTCCTTCTTCGGATCCAGCGGCTTGCCCTGGGCGTCCTTGAACTTGCCGTTGCCCGCCGGGGTGAAGCCGGCCACGAGCGCGTCCGGGTTCGCCAGCTGCTTGGCCAGGTCCTCGCCCTTGAGCTTCACGGTGAGCAGCGAGTTCTCGAACGGCATCGCCGAGTACACGCTGCCCAGCGTCACCTCACCCTTGGCCAGACCATTGCGGATGCCGCCCTTGTTGAGGATTGCACCGTCCGTGTTGAGCTGCGTGCGCACCGCGCCCGCCACCCACTTCGCCATCAGCGGCGAGTCATTCGGGATGCCCGTCTTGGTGAAGCCGATCTTCCGGCCCAGCGCCTGGTCCACCTTCGCCTGCCACTCCGCGATGCGCTTCGCCGTCTCCGCGTCCGGCGTGCCGCCCGCGACCTCGACGACCTTCGTGTCCACGCCGGTCAGCTTCTGGCCCGCCGCCTTCGACGGGTCGAACTTCAGCTGCGCGCGCAGGTACGAATCAAAGCCGCGACCCAGCGACGCGTAGGTGGTGTCACCTTCCGTCTTCACGCCCGGGGCGTCCGTGCCGCAGCGGCCACCGGCCACCAGCGACACCTTCCAGTCCGCGTGCTTCGCCAGCACCGGCTGCAGGTCCGTGGGGCACTGGTCCGCCACGATCACCACCACGTCCGCGCCTGCCTTGCGCGCCTCCGGAACGGCCGTGCTCAGCGCGTCCTCGTTGGGGGTGACCTCCAGGCCCTCCGCGCGGCCGGACATCGCCGTGCGGACCGTCTTCTGCGAGGTGAGGCCCACCACCGCAATCTTCAGGCCCCGCCGCTCGTAGACCTGGAACGCGGGCATGGACAGGTCCTTCGCCAGCGCCGCGTCCGTCACCTTCAGGTTCGCGGCCAGGAAGGGGAAGCCCCCGGCCGTGCGGTTCTTCAGGAAGGAATCCTTGGCGTACGACAGCTCGTGGTTGCCCAGAGCAGAGGCCGCAAAGCCCATGTGCCCCATCACCTCAGCCGTCGGAGCACCCAGGAAGAAGGAGGAGATGGCCGGGCCCGTCCACAGGTCGCCCGTCGTCAGGGCGAGCGTGCCGGCATCCGGACAGGTCGCCTGGCCGTCCTTCAGCGGACCGGCACAGTGCTTCTCATCATTCACCCAGCGGCCCATCAGCTCCGCGGCACCGCCCTTGCCCTCGACGGGCAACAGCTGGCCACGGGCGCTGCCGGTGACGAGCACCGTCACCTCATTGGGCACGGCGGGCTTCGCGGGCGCGGCGGCGGGAGGCGGCGTGGCCGGAGCCGGCGGGGGAGTCTTCTCACAACCCGCGAGGGCTCCCAAGGCGAGGACCAGCGCGCCGGACGACAGCGTGAGCTGGCGGGAAGGACGACGGAAGGGACGCAGCGAGAGAGGGTTCGGGTTCACGGCCGGGCCTTTAGCACATCCCCGACGTGGTAGCGTGACGCAATGACGGGCATGAAAGGCAAGGATTTCAAGCCTTTACAGGAGGAGAAGGACGTCGGGTCTCCCAGCGGGCAAGGGGCCTCCCGGGGCCGGAACTTCGCCTCGGAGCTGTGGGGCGAGGTCCGGGGTGGCGCCGAGCACTTCCAGTCCACGAAGGGCCACCTGCCCAAGGGCCGCATCCGCCAGTTCTTCTACGGGGCGGCCCTGCCCTTCCACATCGCCCGCGTCACGCTCGCGAGCCCCGCGGTCCGCGCCACCTACGTGAAGGTGACCGCGCTCCAGACGGCGTTCCTGCTGGCCATCGCCGCGGGGTGGGCGTTCAACGAGTTCAAGGGCCACGAGCAGGACAAGCAGGAGGAGCAGGAGGAGCAGCGGCGGGATACGCCCGAGGCCCGGGCCGCGCGTGAGCAGGCGCAGGCCCGTATCGAACAGCGGGCGAAGGAGCTGGAGGCCGCGAAGGGCGATCCGGCCGCGATGAAGCAGGCGCTCACCGCGCTCATCGAAGAGGCCGTCAACGCGGGCAAGGCCGGCGACCTCCCTCCGAGGGAAGCCGCCACCGCCGCCGAGGACGCGGCGGATGAAGCCGCCGCTGCCGCCGAGGATGCGAAGGAGGAGCACGCGAAGGCCGCACAGGAGGCCCGGACGGCCGAGCCGCAAGCCGGCTCCGCGCGGAGCGCCGACGCGACCGCGAGCGGAACCGAGGATGCGGAGGACTCCCTGGGCGACCAGCTCGCCGCCATCATCCGCGCGGAGGTGGAAGAGTCCCTCCGGGATGTCCCGGAGGCGAACGCGAAGGGCCCGCGCATCCAGAAGGAGCCCCAGAAGGAGGGCTTCAACATCGACGCACCCACGGTGCGCAACGGCATCTTCTTCCTGGGCAGCTGGGAGTTCTGGGCGCTCTTCTTTGGCTCGCTGAGCGCGGTGCAGTGGATCGTCGTCGCCCTGTCGCGCGACTACCACACGGTCATCTCCCGCGAGGCCAGCCTCGCCACCGGCGTGCCGCCCGAGGACCCTGAAATCACCCCGAGCGTGCGCCTCAACGTCCCCTGGTTGCGCGCCAAGCTCCAGCGCCGCTGGAGGGCCTTCCTGCTGTTCGTGATGGGGATGCCCGCCATCCTCCTGCTCTGCATCCCCCTGTGCTGGGTCCCGCGCTCGTTCACCCTCCTCAGCGGCGCCTGGGGCTTCTGGTGGCTCCTCGTCTTCACCGCCGCCAAGAGCGACCGCGCGTGGATGGCCCCCGTCACGCGTCCGCCCTGGTTCGTGCGCGTCTGGAGCGCGCTGCCCGCCCTGCACGGGTGGCCCCTGCGCAACTACGTGGCGCGCCTGGGCCGCCGGGCGGAAGACGTCGCCGCGCCCATCGCCGCGGTGGAGCGTCAGCCGTGGGTCTTCGCGGGGCTCGCGCTCACGCGATTCGTGGGCAGCATCCCGCCGTTCCGCTGCTTCACGCGGCCGTTCATCCCGGTGGCCTCGGCGCACCTCCTGGGCCTGGACCCGGTGCAGCCGCCCGCGATCAAGAGCGGTGAAGCCCCGCCCGCGCACGACGCGGGGGACTGACTCACACGTCCGAGGGCGCGTTGCCTTCGGGCGGCAGGCCGCCAATGCCCTCCAGCGGCGCCTGGGGCTGCTGGGGGGCGCCCAGCTCCAGCCGCTGGCCCTCCTCACGGCGCGCGGGCAGGTCGATGACGCTCTGGAGCTGCTGGCTCACGGAGCGGAAGAAGCCCGTGAGCAGCTCCGGGCGGTCCGCGAGCAGATCCAGGAAGTCGCGCCGGTCGATGACGAGCACGCGCGAGTCCACCGCGGCCACCATGTCCGTGGGCCGGGGCGCGCCGTCGAGCAGGCTCACCTCGCCAATGGCCTCCTTCGCCTGGAAGCGCAGCACGTGCTCGCCGTTGCGGAACGCGTCCACCGCGCCCTCGACGATGACGTAGAGCGCGTCGCCCGGGTCGCCCTGGCTGTAGAGCCGCTGGCCCGCCTTGTAGGACGCCTCGCGCGCCACCTCCGCGATGGCGGCGATGTCGTCCACGTCGCTCTGCGAGAAGACGCTCACGCCCTCCAGGGCGAACATCCGTTGGACGATGGTATCGCTCATGTCACCCTCCTGCGGGAGCACGTCCAGGCCGTTCACCCGCGCCACGTGGCGGGCGCACGCGCGCAGCACCAGGTCCTCACTCTGCACGAGCCCCGCCAGCCGCCGCCACAGACGGCCCGGCGCTCCAGGCGGCAACTCGCGGTGGTGGGCCTCCACCTGCTCCATCACCAGCTCGCGCTCCTCCTGCGCCACCAGGTTCTCCAGCAGCTCCAACGCATAGGCGCGACGGCGCGAATCGGTGCCCACCAGGTGCTGGTGGATGCGGCGCATGGCCTGCGGCGGGTGCAGGAGTCCCAGCAGGAAGAACGACAGCTCCAGCGCCTGATCCAACCGGTCGCCCACCGCGCGGGTGAGCAGCGACTGGGGCCCCAGCGCCGCCTGCACGTCACGGAAGGCCCCCACCAGCTGGCGGTACGTGTCGCGGCGGCGGCCCAGCGCCTCGTGGATGCGGTCCACGTCCACCGGGTGGTCCGGCTGCTCTTCACGCAGACGCGACAGCTGCGCGCCGATGCGGAAGTGCAGCGCCGCGTCGTCGCGCACGTTGGAGAACAGGAGCGCGTTGAGCGCCGCGGACGAACCGATGCCGCGCAGCACGCGAGGCAGTTGCATCCGCATGGCCAGCGGCGCGGCCTTGTTGTTGAGCTGCAGCTCCAATAGCGGCGTCACCGCGTCGCCCAGCTGCACCAGCGACTCGCGCGCGGCCGGACGCTCCTCGCGCCAGCCGAGGAACGGCAACAGGCGCGGCGCCAGCTCCACGTAGCCGCCCTCGCCCACCGCCGTCAGCGCCACGCGCCGCACGGAGATGTCCATGTCCTCCAGGTAGAGCGACAGTGGCCCCGCGAAGCGAGGGTCCTTCAGCCGGCCCAACAGCCGCGCCACCTCACGCCGCTCGGCCACGGGCGCGTGGTCGCCCTTCGCCAGCAACTCGCGCAGGGACTCCAGCGCCGCGGAGTTGCCCTGCGTGCGCATCAGCGCGCCAATCGCCGCGCAGCGCAGGCCCACGTCGGAGCTGGTGAGCAGCGGCGGCAGGAGCCGCTCCGCGCGCTCGGGGGACAGCCGCGCCAGGGCCCACACGGCCTGGTCGCGAGGGCGCCGGGGGCCCTCCTCCACCAGCCGCTCCAGCATGGGCGCCAGCTCCCGCGCCTCCATGGACAGGGCCAGCGTCACGCCGCGCTCCTGCACGCGCTCGTGGGGATGGGTGAGGAGCGAGGCCAGGTGCTGCCTCAGGGGCGCGGCCTCCGCCTGCTCCAGCATGTCCACCGCGCGCAGCACCCGCTCCGGCGTGGGCGCGCCCAGCGCCTCCACGAGCAGCTTCTGCGCCTCGCCGCCCAGCTCCACCTCTTCCTCTTCGTGCGCGCCCACCTGCTCGCCCAGCGCCGTGAGGTACGCGGGCTTGAGGCGCACGAGCAACAGGCCCAGCGCGGCGCACAGCGCCACCACCGCCACCGCCATGGTGATGCCGTTGGCGCCCCGGCCCGCGCCGATGAGCAGCAGGCCCGCCAGCACCACGCCGCCCTTGCGCAGGAGGCCATCCACCGCGCTCCGCAGCCCCTCGCGCTGCTCGTCCGGCACCGCCGCGTAGAGCAGCTGGATGCCCACCGGCAGGATGGAGTAGCTCACCGCCGTCTCCACCAGCCGCAACAGGTGCACCGGCCACAGCTGCCCGGTGGCCAGCGTGGCGCCCGCCAGCGGCGCGAGCACCAGCGGCACCAGCGCCAGGTACATGAGCAGGCCCATGCGCTTGAGCAGCCGCTCCGCCACGAGCAGCTGGAACGCCACGCAGAACAGGCCAATCCACAGCTGCAGCGAGCCGAACAGCGCCGCCAGCCCGTCCTCGCTCAGCGTGCCCTCCACGCGCAGGCGGAAGAGGTAGTCCACGAAGGACGACAGCACCGCGAACGCGATGCCCAGCGCCGCCAGCACCTGCGCGTAGGGGCTCTCCCCCAGGTAGCTCCACGCCGGGAACCACGCCTGCAGCGAGCGTGTGCGCGGGGGCGGCGCCGGCTCCGCCTTGTGCAGGTGGTGGAAGATGGCGCCCGCGGCCAGCAGGCTCACCGCGCCGCTCACCACCACCGCGGGCGTGCCCAGCCGCACCGCCAGCGCCTGCACCAGCAGACCGCCCGCGATGCCGCCGCCCATGCCAAAGCCATTGAGCACGGTGAAGGCCCGGCGTGCCTCGCGCGCGTCGAACGCGGACGCCATGCGGCCCCAGAAGCGGAACGACACGAACGTGCTGAAGCAGTCCGCGAACAGGTACAGCGCCAGCGCCGGCATGCGCTGCCCCGCGGACAGCGCCGCCGCCAGCCCCAGCGCCAGCACCCCGCCCACCCCGGTGAGGATGCCGGGAGACTCGGTGGGCGCGTCCGGCCGGCCGCGAGGCAACAGCGTCAGCGACGCCGTCATCAACGCACCCAGCAGGTAGAGGTACGGCAGCGCCTGGGACTCGAAGCGCGACAACACCAGCGCGTTCGCGGACGTCTTGAGCTGCGTCACCCCAGCGATGAGCGCGAACTGGAACGCACCCGCCGGCAGGACGCGGCGGTTCCAGGATGAGGTTTCAGAAGGGGCCACGGGCGCGGGAATGCGGACAGGATAACGTGGAGCCCGCTATTCACGAATACCACTCTTCAGGTCCTGGCGGCATCCACCCTCCCGTCGCGGCTGGCCGCCCGCCTGCCCTGCGTTCGGGGCCGGACTCCGGACTGGGAGTCCTTGAAGCCCCCACGGAAAGACACTCCTGGGAGCCCCACGGAACCCGGGCCGCGTGGCGTACACTCCGGCGCCGTGACGCCCACCCCCGACACCCTGCTCGACGGCACCCACACGGTGCTGACCCCGGAGTACGTGGAGTTCCGCTTCACGCTGGCGGGGGTGTACGCGCGCTTCCTCGCGTGGCTCATCGACGCGCTCATCGTCGGCTTCGCCACGATGGTGGTGCTGCTGGTGTTCCAGGTGGCCATGGCCGCGTTCCCGGGGTTCGCCAGCGCGCTGGGCATCGTCGTCTACTTCCTGGTGGACTGGGGCTACGGCATCACGCTGGAGACCGTGTGGGCGGGCCAGACGGTGGGCAAGCGCGTGATGTCCCTGCGGGTCATCCAGGAGAGCGGCGTGCGCATCGGCTTCTACCACGCGGCCCTGCGCAACCTGGCGCGCGTGGTGGACCGGCTGCCGCTGCTCTACCTCGTGGGCGGCTCGGTCGCGCTCGTGTCGCGCTCGCACCAGCGGCTGGGTGATTTGCTCGCCGGCACCATCGTCGTGCGCGAGCGGCGCCTCAAGGTGCCCTCCGCCATCGAGACGCGCGGCGAGGAGGGCCTGTTGGCGGATCCGCTGTTCGTCTCGCGCGTGAAGCGGCTGTCCACCGAGGAGCGGGAGCTGGTGCTGTCCGCCGCCCTGCGCCGCGAGGAGCTGCGGCTGGAGGCCCGGCTCACGCTGTTCTCCGCGCTGGGCGCCCGGCTCCAGGACTCGCTCGCCATGGAGAAGCCCGCCCACCTCTCGGATGAGAAGTGGACGCTGCTCGTCGCCGCCGCCCTGCTGCCCGCCCCGGCATCCCGCCCGGGGCGGCCCACGTCCGGACCTAGAAGTACGTCGCCAGGCCCACGGAGCCCGTCAGCGACGTCTGCGTATCCTCGTTGAGCGCGATGTAGAAGTTGTACTGCGCGCGCACGCCCAGGCTCACCGAGTCGCTGAGGAAGAAGTCCACGCCCGCGTTGGGCCCGATGCCCACGAAGTTGCTGATGCTGTCCTTGAAGACGATGAGGTAGCTCACGTCCGTGCCGATATACGGGCGGATGGACTCCTCCAGCAGCAGGTAGCGGATGCCCAGCGACGGAGCCAGGCCCACCACGCGCTTCTCCGGCGAGGCGTAGGTGTCCTTGGGGAACATCAGCTTCGACAGCGAGACGACCTCGAAGCCGTTCTCGATGTAGAGGCTTCCCTCCAGACCGATGAACGGCGTGCCCGCGAGTCCCGCGGTCTCCTTGAAGTCCATGTAGCCCAGCGACAGGCCCAGACTCCGGTTTGAGAACTGCGCGTGAGCAGGAGCCGCGCCCAGCAGGGCAGCGAGCAAGCCGAAAGCACAAAGGTAGGTACGCATGGCGGCGCACTCTACAGCCGGCCTAACCCCTGGAAAACAGCGCTGATTCGGCGGCAGCACGGCGTTGCCTCGCGGGGGGCCGCTCTCCTACACTCGGCCGGCCATGCGTCTTCGCCTTGTCCTCACGCTGACCGCCGCCGCTTCCCTCACCACCACCGCCTGCCTCAGCACGCCGCCCCCGCATGAACGGGCGCTCATCAACAATGAGCTGTGCGCGCAGGAGATGGCCAACGGGGACCTGCAGAAGGCGGAGACCTACTGCAACCTGGGCCTGGAGTTCTCCCCCCAGTACGCGGACCTGTGGGCCAACAAGGGCCTCATCGCCATGTACTCGGGCAACAAGGGCAAGGCGAAGGACTTCTTCATCAAGGCCCTGCGCTTCAACCAGGAGCACCTGCAGGCCTACCAGAACCTGGGCGTCCTCTACCTGGAGGAAGGCGCCTACGGAAAGGCCCACGACAACTTCAAGCGCGCCCTGCAGGTGAACCCGGACAATTTGGAGTCGCGCTACGACCTGGGCCTCACCTTCATGAAGATGGGCAAGACGAAGGAGGCCAAGAAGGAGTTCGACACGCTGCTCGCGGTCAACCCCAACGTGGCCAACGCCCACCACAACCTCGGCATCATGGCCTACGAGGACAAGGACCTGGAGACGGCCTTCGAGCACATCTCCCAGGCCGCCCAGCTCACCCCGGACTCCGCGGAGGTGTGGCACGACCTGGGCACGGTGCTGATGGAGCAGAGCCGCTTCGCGGAGGCCCGCGAGGCCTTCGGCAACTGTGCCCGCCTGGATGAGAAGAACTCCAGCTGCCTCAACAACCTCGCCGTCGCCCAGCGCAAGGTGGCCCTCACCGACTCCGCCCTCAAGGAGCTGAAGGACACCCAGACGGCGGAGAACAGCGCCCCGGCCATGTACCTGCTCGCGCGCCAGTACCGCGAGAAGGGCCTGCTCACGGAGGAGGAGAACGCCTACCGCAAGTGCGTGAAGCTGGACGCCAAGTTCGCGCCCTGTCACTTCGGCCTCTTCCAGCTCTTCAACGACGCGCAAAAGCAGAAGAGCGCTCAGACGGCGTGCAAGAACTTCATGAAGTTTGGAACCTCCGAGGAATTCCCCACCGAGTACACGACGTGTGAGAGATTCCTCGCCAACGACTCGTTCTAGCCGTCCCTTGGGGTAGCGACACACGCGATGAGCGTCCGTCTGACCGTCACACAGCGCAGCGAGGCCGGAGGCGCCTCGGGCAAAGAGGTCGTCCTCGACGACTCCGTCATCACCCTGGGGCGGGACAAGACCTGCCAGGTGGTGCTCCCGCAGCAGGCGGTGTCGCGCAACCACGCGCGCATCATCCAGGAAGGCACGCTCTACTTCCTGGAGGACCTGGGCAGCGCCTACGGCACGAAGATCAACGGCAAGTCGCTCCCCAAGGGTGAGAAGGAGCTGCTGCGCAACGGCGACGTCATCGCCATCGCGCAGTACGACGTCCGCTTCGACAAGGTCGTCGAGATCGCTCCGGACGTCAGCGACAAGACGTCCTTCCTCGCGCGCGGCATCTTGAAGGACGCGATGCGCGGACTCGCCGGCGGCGAGGAGCGCTTCCTGCGCTACATGAACGGCCCGCGCGAGGGCCAGCGCATCGAAATCTCCGAGGCCCAGGAGCACGTCTTCGGCCGCGACGAGAAGGAAGCCGACGTCATCCTCAAGGACGACCTCGTCTCCCGCAAGCACGCCAAGGTGCGCCGCGACTGGTCCGGCACGCACGTGGAGGACCTGGGCAGCCGCAACGGCATCAAGGTCAACAAGAAGCGGGTGAACCGCAAGGCGCTCAAGGACGGCGACGAGCTGGAGATTGGCGCCACCCGCTTCGTCTACGTGGACCCCGCCGAGCCCCCGGACGAGCCCGCGGTGAGCCTCTCCTCGGAGAGCTCCGCCGTCGTTCCGGCCCCCTCGCCGCCGCGCCCCTCCCCGCCCAAGCGCGAGGAGCCCCCTCCACCGGAACCCGAGCCGGAGCCGCAGCCCGAGCCGGCGCAGCAGGAGGAGCAGCCCGCCTCCGAGGATGGCTCCGCGTCCTCCTCCGAGGAGCCGCCGCCCGACGGTGGCGAGGAGCTGCCCATGCCGGAGCCCGAGCCAGAGCCGGCGGCCGTGTCCGCGCTGGCGGACAAGAAGAAGCTCGTCCCGCTCATCGTCATGGGCGTGGTGGGGCTGAGCTTCCTGGTGCTGATGATCGCCGTGCTCGCGGGCGCCTGAGCCGCGCCCCTGGCGCCACGGCGCCGCCCTCCCCTTCCTTCCCGCGAAAACGACAGGGCCCCCGCTGAAAAGCGGAGGCCCGGGTCCTTCACACGCTCCTTCGCCGCTACCGGCCGGAGGAGATGCGCGCCACCGGCTGGATGTTCAGGTCCGGGGACAGCTCCTGGTAGCTGAGGATGGAGAACGAGGGGTTGAACTCGTACTCCAGCAGCTTGCGCACGTAGCGGCGGATGTCCATCGCCGTGAGGATGACGGGGCGCTGGGCGCTGGGCGGCAGGTGGCCGCACTCCGAGCGCACCGCGCCGACGATCTCCTGGGCGATCTCCGGCTCCAGCGCCAGGTGCGCGCCCGCGGAGGTGCGCTTGATGGAGCTGCGGATGGCCTCCTCGATGTTCGGGTCGAGCAGGTACACCACCAGGGTGCCGGTGCCGCGCGCGTACTTGTGGGAGATGTAGCGGCGCAGCGAGGCGCGGACATGCTCGGTGAGCATGACGTTGTCGGCCTCCACCTGGCCGTACTCGGACAGGGCCTGGAGGATGCCGCGCAGGTCGCGGATGGAGATCTCCTCCTCCACCAGGCGCCCGAGGATGTCCGTCAGCTTCAGCACGTTGACGATCTTCGGGACCACTTCCTTCACGATGGCCGGGAACGCCTTCTCCAACTGCTCCAGCATCGTCTGCGTCTCCTGCACGCCCACGAACTCGCGCGCGTTCTTCCGGAGCACGGCGGCCGTGTGCAGGATGATGTAGCCGGGCACGTCCCACGTGGTGAGGCCCGCGGACTCGAGCGTCTCCCGGAACTGCTCGGGCACCCACGCGGCCGGCTGGCGCGTCGCGGGGTTGATGGCCTCGAAGCCGGGGATGTTCATCAGCTTGAGGCGCTCCACCGTGTCGTTCACCAGGATGTGGCCCAGGGTGGCCTGGCCGGTGACGACGGGAACTTCGTTGATCTGAATCTGGTAGGCCCCGGGCGGCAGGCCGCCATTGCCGCGCGCGCGCACGCCGGGGAAGCGCACGCCCAGCTCCACGAAGAGGCCGTCGCGCATGAACGGGATGAGCTCGAAGAGGAACTTGCCGCCGTCCTGCCGCGAGTCCACGAAGGGCACCAGCGCGTCGGATACCTCCAGCACGATGGGCGTGACGACGGGGATGAACAGCTCCGAGTCCGGGTTGAGCTGCTCCTTGGGCGGAGGCTCGGCGGACACGGGCGTGCCGAAGCTGGACTCCATCGCGGGGCCGGCTTCCTCGGCGGCCAGCGCCTCGTCGCGCTTGCGCATCA
This DNA window, taken from Corallococcus coralloides DSM 2259, encodes the following:
- a CDS encoding outer membrane beta-barrel protein, with product MRTYLCAFGLLAALLGAAPAHAQFSNRSLGLSLGYMDFKETAGLAGTPFIGLEGSLYIENGFEVVSLSKLMFPKDTYASPEKRVVGLAPSLGIRYLLLEESIRPYIGTDVSYLIVFKDSISNFVGIGPNAGVDFFLSDSVSLGVRAQYNFYIALNEDTQTSLTGSVGLATYF
- a CDS encoding tetratricopeptide repeat protein encodes the protein MRLRLVLTLTAAASLTTTACLSTPPPHERALINNELCAQEMANGDLQKAETYCNLGLEFSPQYADLWANKGLIAMYSGNKGKAKDFFIKALRFNQEHLQAYQNLGVLYLEEGAYGKAHDNFKRALQVNPDNLESRYDLGLTFMKMGKTKEAKKEFDTLLAVNPNVANAHHNLGIMAYEDKDLETAFEHISQAAQLTPDSAEVWHDLGTVLMEQSRFAEAREAFGNCARLDEKNSSCLNNLAVAQRKVALTDSALKELKDTQTAENSAPAMYLLARQYREKGLLTEEENAYRKCVKLDAKFAPCHFGLFQLFNDAQKQKSAQTACKNFMKFGTSEEFPTEYTTCERFLANDSF
- a CDS encoding RDD family protein is translated as MTPTPDTLLDGTHTVLTPEYVEFRFTLAGVYARFLAWLIDALIVGFATMVVLLVFQVAMAAFPGFASALGIVVYFLVDWGYGITLETVWAGQTVGKRVMSLRVIQESGVRIGFYHAALRNLARVVDRLPLLYLVGGSVALVSRSHQRLGDLLAGTIVVRERRLKVPSAIETRGEEGLLADPLFVSRVKRLSTEERELVLSAALRREELRLEARLTLFSALGARLQDSLAMEKPAHLSDEKWTLLVAAALLPAPASRPGRPTSGPRSTSPGPRSPSATSAYPR
- the sctV gene encoding type III secretion system export apparatus subunit SctV: MANADPNSFLNKYSDIVLAVVVVAIVAMMIVPLPTIVLDVLLTLNISISVVLLLISLYVPSALYLSSFPTILLITTMFRLSLTISTTRLILLTGDPGEVVVAFGNFVVQGNFVVGAILFLILVVVNFIVISKGSERVAEVAARFTLDAMPGKQMSIDADLRAGVIDQDQMKKKRRDLERESQLFGAMDGAMKFVKGDAIASIIITVINIVGGLIIGVTQKGMAAGDAAQKYTLLTIGDGLVGMIPAILISTCAGILVTRVGGEEEGAHLGKDVGTQLTAFPKAIAIAAAMLVGLGLIPGLPKIPFFLLGAGAGFGAWTMMRKRDEALAAEEAGPAMESSFGTPVSAEPPPKEQLNPDSELFIPVVTPIVLEVSDALVPFVDSRQDGGKFLFELIPFMRDGLFVELGVRFPGVRARGNGGLPPGAYQIQINEVPVVTGQATLGHILVNDTVERLKLMNIPGFEAINPATRQPAAWVPEQFRETLESAGLTTWDVPGYIILHTAAVLRKNAREFVGVQETQTMLEQLEKAFPAIVKEVVPKIVNVLKLTDILGRLVEEEISIRDLRGILQALSEYGQVEADNVMLTEHVRASLRRYISHKYARGTGTLVVYLLDPNIEEAIRSSIKRTSAGAHLALEPEIAQEIVGAVRSECGHLPPSAQRPVILTAMDIRRYVRKLLEYEFNPSFSILSYQELSPDLNIQPVARISSGR
- a CDS encoding FHA domain-containing protein gives rise to the protein MSVRLTVTQRSEAGGASGKEVVLDDSVITLGRDKTCQVVLPQQAVSRNHARIIQEGTLYFLEDLGSAYGTKINGKSLPKGEKELLRNGDVIAIAQYDVRFDKVVEIAPDVSDKTSFLARGILKDAMRGLAGGEERFLRYMNGPREGQRIEISEAQEHVFGRDEKEADVILKDDLVSRKHAKVRRDWSGTHVEDLGSRNGIKVNKKRVNRKALKDGDELEIGATRFVYVDPAEPPDEPAVSLSSESSAVVPAPSPPRPSPPKREEPPPPEPEPEPQPEPAQQEEQPASEDGSASSSEEPPPDGGEELPMPEPEPEPAAVSALADKKKLVPLIVMGVVGLSFLVLMIAVLAGA